The following proteins are co-located in the Maridesulfovibrio ferrireducens genome:
- a CDS encoding efflux RND transporter periplasmic adaptor subunit — protein sequence MKKMVILVLGIAFCFSIASQCYAYNSTVPSFKDYSETQELSTEASEQCFPHESFSVVFNPRKEVVLSSEVDSTVSYIGKEFGQSFRKGEVLIKLNPQMFLWRQDKAKALYEKASETFKVIENLYKDKSRSIIDLQEAKASLSIAEANMCIASQEVAFCTIKAPYSGRVEKLAVNEKEWVEAGTPLIKIVSDSVLLARTLVMGKDLAFFPLGGAVSIELSNGGVVKGNVSHVGAVMDSVSQTLQVNIEVANPKGQLKCGMTGKIVLPADKVAQK from the coding sequence ATGAAAAAAATGGTCATCTTGGTTTTAGGCATTGCTTTTTGTTTTTCTATTGCCTCTCAATGCTACGCATATAATTCAACCGTACCTTCTTTTAAAGATTATTCAGAGACGCAGGAATTATCAACCGAGGCATCTGAACAATGTTTCCCTCATGAATCTTTTTCTGTTGTATTTAATCCCCGTAAAGAGGTGGTTCTGTCCTCAGAAGTGGATTCCACAGTCAGTTATATTGGCAAAGAGTTTGGGCAATCTTTTCGAAAGGGAGAAGTGCTGATCAAGCTGAATCCTCAGATGTTCCTCTGGCGTCAAGATAAGGCTAAAGCTCTTTATGAAAAGGCATCAGAGACTTTTAAAGTCATTGAAAATTTATATAAAGATAAATCCCGTTCAATTATTGATCTTCAAGAGGCCAAAGCCAGTCTTAGCATTGCCGAGGCCAACATGTGTATTGCCAGTCAGGAAGTTGCATTTTGCACTATTAAGGCTCCTTATTCCGGACGGGTGGAGAAACTCGCTGTTAATGAAAAAGAATGGGTTGAAGCCGGGACTCCGCTTATTAAGATTGTGAGTGATTCCGTTCTGTTAGCCCGAACCCTTGTTATGGGGAAAGATTTAGCCTTTTTCCCTCTTGGTGGTGCGGTTAGTATCGAATTAAGCAACGGTGGTGTAGTTAAAGGGAATGTTTCGCATGTCGGTGCTGTTATGGATTCAGTCAGCCAGACTCTCCAAGTGAATATTGAGGTTGCCAATCCAAAAGGGCAATTGAAATGCGGCATGACAGGAAAAATAGTTTTGCCTGCTGACAAGGTTGCGCAAAAATGA
- a CDS encoding GLUG motif-containing protein — translation MRLEERIVLDGAAAVVVEHAIEAMADPGAVDIPNDAKPAKDSHATPEAHNFDDPGKNPVGESSTPDVGNLLKAIAPQNNQSVDATNVTKDNNSTSSKEPSQPEEDPITVLVASSGLADVDDLVGAAKENVITVTYDADTDNPDEIFNKIESALDGKQAASIGFASHSIGSGSIHLADGYAVDADTLLSNPEMSTFWKNVGSLVESDGHIDLLGCGVGEGAEGKDFIAKLEQLTGREIAASIDDTGNAEAGGNWLLEEGGVDLAELYFDSAKLNNFDGVLATPSITIELTSGGTSQTLYDADVDGYYEIDSAEKLIALSQTSAKGSHWFGRSYELTKDIIFDVDETSVDWDGDGSIGDTDDIKGFNPIGEKADITDHSGNCFMGNFMGNGHTVYNLFINRPTEDNVGLFGGVTWSSIKDVNVRDASIRGNSKVGALIGASAAFTVLNCSSSGEVRATENVGGLVGVIGSGTQITNCTSSALVTGKSAGGLVGSLSFSTISKSSASGTVFGGEKVGGLLGVTAGSEQNVIKQSFASGNVKAIGDQAGGLVGNFAGTITDSYATGNVDGSTAVGGLVGITSGWGINSIENSYATGEVTGTANIGGLIGRFGDTDMCTNNLKNSFATGKVTGSSTVGGLLGVSFIRSSVTNCYSSGSVVGIDSVGGFIGSLIGGKIFNSYTDSIVSASGDQVGGFVGEVIGYVTPASIINSYATGAVTAKNKAGGFAGLIRESSSIKNSYATGFVKANNFVGGFAGRMQSSSAVDSCYASGEVVAKESVGGLVGELVVLSGFTPTVSNSYASGNVSGDSSVGGVVGSSKAKLNNCSARNSKVIGRSFVGRVVGNNSGTLISNNAKETMILKDQSQITIVAGKEVVGEMILDRGPSGEDGQDSSGTTYGAYSFWDESVWAFPSDKSKNPTIKLAGKDSSYDIYKNWDNTFWNIPADTTKNPTLKNVGVQAIVPDPDPIDPTPSVNHAPTLSGHVTMTSIMENTSNPTGQTVSSLIGSVASDADDHDLGIAITNVNDTGGEWQYFSSGSWRSLDTAIGSSAAFLLSGSDKIRFKPNSGWKGNAYLRFRAWDGTDGALHSTVSSIGTGASSAFSSGQKLMKIKVNAAPVVDKPVPELNVSKQFNESDNKTTLDYVIDTSNKYTENVSSADKKGTVIEYAESLKNKYESEQIDHNQLIEGYIKGLIYYNDDSAGGASETNALVNNSKNAAWIKLRGGDPGKVEASEAAKIVNNELKNNETKQTIATLETLYSNYGTSFNSDIFYDKVISGEINVNDNTWNLITKISKKEFSIQKFFKLLSKNDLEGRKFHVLSEHYLTSANIKDIVSSYQKTNILKELSRSYVKGERTSAQVKEALQQDQVVDGNFPTGSRVAFSTGEQTLYLEKTGELSTSKLKEIYGRDATYSVTAVATYTEKSGGDVAYDGPKGVQCVALVKAVIKSVSGIDTGELTNGKSSYYNVGKASYNFFDIGQKADTSSKPPKNGAVISFAETGSNPYGHVAIVKHVSDKLDDGSYNVTLFEQNVSSHREIKLIPIKDKDSGEITGFKSEELADGKTSYNKGLVVEGWANVSQKWLDEH, via the coding sequence ATGAGACTGGAAGAGAGAATAGTTCTGGACGGTGCAGCTGCTGTTGTCGTTGAACATGCTATTGAGGCTATGGCTGATCCAGGAGCGGTAGACATTCCAAATGATGCAAAACCCGCTAAAGATTCCCATGCGACTCCTGAAGCACATAATTTTGATGACCCAGGAAAGAACCCGGTTGGTGAAAGCTCAACGCCTGATGTGGGTAATCTTTTAAAGGCTATTGCTCCTCAGAATAATCAGTCTGTTGATGCAACAAATGTTACAAAAGATAACAATTCTACGTCCTCTAAAGAACCTTCTCAACCTGAAGAAGATCCCATCACGGTTCTTGTCGCTTCCAGCGGACTGGCAGATGTTGATGACCTGGTCGGCGCAGCTAAAGAAAATGTCATCACCGTAACCTACGATGCCGATACTGATAATCCTGACGAAATTTTCAATAAAATAGAATCCGCTCTTGATGGCAAGCAGGCCGCCTCCATTGGATTTGCTTCCCACTCTATTGGTTCCGGTTCTATACATTTGGCTGATGGTTATGCCGTTGATGCTGATACACTTCTCTCAAATCCTGAAATGTCCACTTTTTGGAAAAACGTAGGTTCATTGGTCGAATCCGATGGTCACATTGACCTGCTTGGTTGCGGTGTAGGCGAAGGAGCTGAAGGTAAAGATTTTATTGCCAAGCTTGAGCAGCTCACAGGCCGCGAGATTGCCGCCAGTATTGATGATACTGGGAACGCTGAAGCTGGTGGTAACTGGTTGCTTGAGGAAGGCGGCGTTGATCTGGCTGAGTTATATTTCGATAGTGCTAAACTGAATAATTTTGATGGGGTGTTGGCTACTCCTTCTATAACAATTGAGCTTACTTCTGGCGGTACTTCGCAGACTCTTTATGATGCTGATGTTGATGGGTATTATGAGATTGATAGCGCTGAGAAGTTGATTGCTTTGTCGCAGACAAGTGCAAAGGGTAGTCATTGGTTTGGTCGTAGTTATGAACTGACAAAAGACATTATATTTGATGTGGATGAAACTTCTGTCGATTGGGATGGTGATGGCTCAATTGGTGATACAGACGATATAAAGGGATTCAATCCGATAGGAGAAAAAGCCGATATTACAGACCACTCTGGCAATTGTTTTATGGGTAACTTTATGGGAAATGGTCATACAGTCTACAATCTCTTTATCAACAGACCAACTGAGGATAATGTCGGTTTGTTTGGTGGAGTTACGTGGTCTAGCATTAAAGATGTCAACGTTCGTGACGCCAGCATTCGAGGAAATAGTAAGGTCGGAGCTTTGATTGGGGCATCTGCAGCGTTTACTGTTTTAAATTGCAGTTCTTCAGGTGAAGTCAGGGCAACAGAAAATGTGGGTGGGCTTGTAGGGGTAATTGGAAGCGGTACACAAATTACTAATTGTACTTCATCTGCATTAGTAACTGGTAAGTCTGCGGGGGGGCTGGTTGGTTCTCTGAGTTTTAGTACTATCAGTAAATCATCTGCCTCTGGAACTGTTTTCGGAGGTGAAAAGGTTGGGGGACTCCTTGGTGTTACGGCTGGGAGTGAACAGAATGTTATTAAACAAAGTTTTGCTTCGGGAAATGTAAAAGCGATTGGTGATCAAGCCGGAGGTCTCGTTGGAAATTTTGCCGGAACTATTACTGATTCTTATGCTACAGGGAACGTAGATGGAAGTACTGCTGTGGGGGGATTGGTAGGTATTACCAGCGGATGGGGAATCAATTCTATAGAAAATTCTTATGCAACTGGTGAAGTTACCGGAACAGCGAATATAGGCGGATTGATTGGAAGGTTTGGGGACACTGACATGTGTACCAACAATTTAAAAAATAGTTTCGCCACTGGCAAAGTCACAGGATCATCAACGGTAGGGGGGTTGCTGGGGGTTAGTTTTATACGCTCGTCTGTGACTAATTGTTATTCTTCTGGTTCCGTCGTTGGAATTGATTCCGTCGGAGGTTTTATAGGAAGTTTAATAGGCGGGAAAATTTTTAATAGTTATACAGATAGCATAGTCAGTGCTAGTGGAGATCAAGTTGGTGGTTTTGTTGGAGAAGTGATTGGTTACGTAACTCCTGCTTCTATTATAAATAGTTATGCCACGGGAGCGGTGACGGCTAAGAATAAAGCTGGAGGCTTTGCCGGACTTATTAGAGAAAGCTCCTCTATCAAAAATAGTTATGCAACTGGGTTTGTTAAAGCAAATAATTTCGTTGGGGGATTTGCCGGAAGGATGCAGTCAAGTTCTGCTGTTGATAGTTGTTATGCTTCAGGTGAAGTCGTTGCAAAAGAAAGCGTTGGCGGACTCGTTGGAGAGTTAGTTGTTCTTTCAGGATTTACTCCCACTGTTTCCAATAGTTATGCATCCGGAAATGTGTCCGGAGATAGTTCTGTGGGGGGGGTAGTTGGAAGTTCAAAGGCTAAACTTAATAATTGTTCTGCGCGGAATAGTAAAGTCATAGGGCGAAGTTTTGTTGGTAGGGTTGTTGGTAATAACTCTGGAACCCTGATCAGTAACAATGCAAAAGAAACGATGATTTTAAAAGATCAATCACAAATAACAATAGTTGCGGGAAAAGAAGTCGTGGGGGAAATGATCCTTGATAGAGGTCCTAGCGGCGAAGATGGACAGGATTCTTCAGGTACCACATATGGAGCTTACAGTTTTTGGGATGAAAGTGTATGGGCATTTCCTAGCGATAAAAGCAAAAATCCTACAATAAAACTGGCGGGTAAAGATTCTTCATACGATATTTATAAGAATTGGGATAACACCTTTTGGAATATTCCTGCAGATACAACGAAAAATCCCACTTTGAAAAATGTTGGAGTTCAGGCAATAGTTCCTGATCCTGACCCAATTGATCCCACCCCTTCGGTAAACCATGCACCCACTCTTTCCGGTCACGTAACTATGACTTCAATCATGGAGAATACCAGCAATCCAACAGGTCAGACTGTTTCAAGCTTGATTGGTTCTGTTGCAAGTGATGCTGATGATCATGATTTGGGGATTGCTATCACTAATGTGAATGATACTGGTGGTGAATGGCAGTATTTCAGTAGTGGTAGTTGGCGTAGTCTTGATACTGCCATTGGCTCGTCTGCAGCTTTTCTACTTTCCGGGTCTGATAAGATTAGATTTAAGCCTAATTCTGGATGGAAAGGTAATGCCTACCTTCGCTTCCGGGCATGGGATGGGACTGATGGGGCTCTTCATAGCACTGTGAGTAGTATTGGAACGGGTGCAAGTAGTGCGTTTAGTTCTGGGCAGAAACTTATGAAGATAAAGGTTAATGCTGCTCCGGTTGTGGACAAGCCTGTTCCTGAACTAAACGTTAGTAAACAATTTAATGAATCAGATAATAAAACAACATTAGATTACGTTATAGATACGAGTAATAAATACACGGAGAATGTATCTTCGGCAGACAAAAAAGGAACTGTTATTGAATACGCAGAGAGTTTAAAAAATAAATACGAAAGCGAACAAATTGATCATAACCAGTTGATTGAGGGATATATCAAGGGCTTGATTTATTATAATGATGATAGCGCTGGTGGGGCATCTGAGACTAATGCGTTAGTGAATAATTCTAAAAATGCAGCATGGATAAAGCTGCGAGGAGGAGACCCTGGAAAGGTTGAAGCTTCTGAAGCAGCTAAAATTGTTAATAACGAATTAAAAAATAATGAGACAAAACAAACGATAGCCACACTTGAGACGTTGTATTCAAACTATGGAACTTCATTCAACAGCGATATTTTTTATGACAAGGTGATTAGCGGCGAAATCAATGTTAATGATAACACTTGGAATTTAATAACAAAAATATCAAAAAAAGAATTTTCGATTCAAAAGTTTTTTAAATTGCTTTCAAAAAATGATCTTGAAGGTAGAAAATTTCATGTTTTATCGGAACACTATCTAACAAGCGCAAACATTAAAGATATTGTAAGCTCATATCAAAAAACAAATATTTTAAAAGAATTGAGTCGGTCTTATGTTAAAGGGGAAAGGACTTCAGCTCAAGTAAAAGAAGCTTTACAACAAGACCAAGTAGTTGATGGAAATTTTCCGACAGGTTCACGTGTAGCATTTTCTACTGGTGAACAAACTTTATATTTGGAAAAAACAGGAGAGCTATCTACATCAAAATTAAAGGAAATATACGGAAGAGATGCAACATATAGTGTTACTGCTGTTGCAACTTATACAGAAAAAAGCGGAGGAGATGTTGCATATGATGGACCGAAAGGAGTTCAATGTGTTGCTCTAGTAAAGGCGGTTATAAAATCAGTCTCAGGGATTGATACAGGGGAGCTGACTAATGGAAAATCTTCTTATTACAACGTTGGGAAAGCATCCTATAATTTTTTTGATATAGGACAGAAAGCTGATACATCTTCAAAACCACCGAAAAATGGAGCAGTTATATCATTTGCGGAAACTGGATCGAATCCTTATGGTCATGTTGCAATTGTTAAGCATGTTTCAGATAAGTTGGATGATGGATCATACAATGTAACTTTGTTTGAGCAAAATGTTAGCAGTCATAGAGAAATAAAACTTATTCCTATAAAAGATAAAGATAGTGGAGAAATTACAGGCTTTAAGAGTGAGGAACTTGCTGATGGAAAAACTAGTTATAATAAAGGTTTAGTTGTCGAGGGTTGGGCCAATGTAAGCCAGAAATGGCTAGATGAACATTAA
- the traI gene encoding TraI/MobA(P) family conjugative relaxase yields MISRRISCKPQNDNYRRLADYIADAKNKGEKTLYSWNDGCWAGENYQLAIQEVLDTQDLNQRTRKEKTYHLIVSFRPEDEALLTPEKCKKIEKEFAKVLGFEEHQRHCGVHKNTNNLHMHIAYNMIHPETLTRHEPYRDYFKRDRLHRELELKFGLKFDNGRQKNLEPKRNNDRAETYEAHSGQQSFDSYVKERKDFILKSLDNAQSWQDFHKSLAQIGIEVKARGNGCIIKDRHSSTAVKASRLDRDFSKGKLEAKLGQYQKPIAVVQSKDEQERYVSRPLHKKRGELYSLYREAIDGRKKAYEEIKAEQDERWNKATAFWGSKIKEIKRDRKLCPKDRSRLLALATGKKTETIEAIKADVASRRAELRKLTPFNRWNDFLKWKAENGDEIALQVLRSKKEPIQSIPSAESDKAISKVSALKLKQSQIRSDSNLAWKDKRRLLSISKMLQLQAEEKKRYDISQRIERREKNKDGEFKSEKPMLNKLSWRVDSSGNILYTLESGGMVKDNGDKIFFSMNDPKAGLVAEKLAKRVFGPNVQMNGNEICRLSRGITKKVILGRT; encoded by the coding sequence ATGATTAGCCGAAGGATTTCCTGTAAACCTCAGAATGATAATTATCGGCGACTGGCTGATTACATTGCTGATGCTAAGAACAAAGGGGAGAAGACTCTTTATTCTTGGAATGATGGCTGCTGGGCTGGTGAAAACTATCAACTGGCCATTCAGGAAGTTTTGGACACTCAGGATCTGAACCAGCGCACGAGGAAAGAAAAGACTTATCACCTAATCGTGTCCTTCAGGCCGGAAGATGAGGCTTTATTGACTCCAGAGAAGTGTAAGAAAATTGAAAAGGAATTTGCCAAGGTTCTAGGGTTTGAAGAACACCAGCGTCATTGTGGAGTCCATAAGAATACTAACAATCTTCACATGCACATTGCTTACAATATGATTCATCCTGAAACTCTCACCAGGCATGAGCCTTACCGGGACTATTTCAAGCGTGACCGGTTGCATCGTGAGCTGGAACTGAAATTCGGTTTGAAGTTTGATAATGGCCGACAAAAAAATCTGGAGCCAAAACGTAATAATGATAGGGCTGAAACATATGAAGCGCATTCCGGTCAGCAGTCTTTTGATTCTTATGTGAAGGAGCGTAAAGATTTCATCCTTAAATCACTGGATAACGCGCAAAGCTGGCAGGATTTCCATAAATCTTTGGCGCAGATCGGAATTGAGGTTAAAGCTAGAGGTAATGGTTGTATCATAAAAGATAGGCATTCCAGCACTGCCGTTAAAGCCAGTAGATTGGATCGGGATTTTAGCAAGGGAAAGCTTGAAGCTAAGTTAGGTCAATATCAAAAACCTATTGCAGTTGTGCAGAGCAAAGATGAACAGGAAAGGTATGTGTCGCGTCCGCTTCATAAAAAGCGGGGAGAGCTTTATTCCCTGTACCGTGAGGCCATAGATGGCCGGAAGAAGGCCTATGAGGAAATCAAAGCTGAGCAAGATGAACGGTGGAATAAAGCCACTGCTTTCTGGGGAAGTAAGATCAAAGAAATTAAACGTGATCGTAAACTTTGTCCTAAAGATCGTAGTCGATTGCTTGCGTTAGCAACCGGCAAGAAAACTGAAACTATTGAAGCAATAAAGGCGGATGTTGCGAGTAGAAGGGCAGAGCTTAGAAAGCTGACACCGTTCAACCGTTGGAATGACTTTTTGAAATGGAAGGCTGAAAACGGTGATGAAATTGCTTTGCAGGTTTTACGTTCTAAGAAGGAGCCTATCCAGAGTATTCCTTCAGCTGAATCTGATAAAGCTATTTCTAAAGTTTCCGCGCTTAAGCTCAAACAGAGTCAGATTAGATCAGATTCAAACTTGGCTTGGAAGGATAAGCGCAGGCTGTTATCTATTTCTAAGATGCTCCAGCTTCAAGCTGAGGAAAAGAAACGTTATGATATTAGCCAAAGGATTGAGCGTCGGGAGAAGAATAAAGATGGCGAGTTCAAGTCTGAAAAGCCGATGTTAAATAAGCTTAGTTGGCGTGTCGATTCATCTGGAAATATTCTTTATACGCTGGAAAGTGGCGGCATGGTCAAAGATAACGGGGATAAAATTTTCTTCAGTATGAATGATCCGAAGGCTGGGCTTGTTGCCGAGAAGTTGGCTAAGAGGGTGTTTGGGCCGAATGTACAGATGAATGGGAATGAAATTTGCCGGCTAAGTAGAGGGATTACAAAAAAAGTAATTTTAGGGAGAACTTAA
- a CDS encoding conjugal transfer protein TraJ, producing MPSKKKVIKAYVSEKEHKVVSTTAKQCSLSVSAFAKAVCLGHEIKSREDQQARRELLKINADLARLGGLLKMWILDDDKHRLDVEKLLKDLRQRQKELCEKVMSL from the coding sequence GTGCCGAGTAAAAAGAAAGTCATAAAAGCTTATGTTTCTGAAAAAGAACACAAGGTGGTCAGTACTACTGCAAAGCAGTGTAGTCTGTCCGTTTCTGCTTTTGCAAAAGCCGTTTGCCTGGGCCATGAAATTAAGAGCCGTGAGGATCAGCAGGCACGCCGGGAGTTGCTAAAAATCAATGCAGACCTTGCTCGTTTGGGTGGGCTGCTCAAGATGTGGATTCTTGATGATGACAAACACCGGCTTGATGTTGAGAAGTTGCTTAAAGATCTACGGCAGCGACAGAAGGAATTGTGCGAGAAGGTGATGAGTTTATGA
- a CDS encoding TolC family protein, giving the protein MLNFNRSIILLLLLTACAPKSGVEMRNENLAKDLAFTKQAEMTLSGQNSTSNATTAESSGVFSGKAITLRDAIDFALKNNLDAAVSEHQVAVQREMLTGSYWRMLPSLMSNAEFSTQDWYTPSSSKSFQSGQQSLEPSISHDLETSTQSAELSWNLLNLAVDFQRTYQSENQLGMSKQQLKRVKQNLIVSVAQAYMRCAIAKDAAGRADSLIERALNRQKVILKQMEAGNQKKKDALNGQISIIKLRDSMRRFKYDYRQAKKELAKLLGLSPSFEFSIDGIDLADVPDEMPMDLPQWEKEALAARPEMFEMDLKEDEALREADIALTQMFPALTPFARYSRDDNSYMSRHQWCNVGMRVSWDLFTIPRLSSDQQTGMKKAAVARKQRQAQALAILVQLNLATIEYRDAYESLAISTELEKSQDELQKLIDYEVKSGAGESESILLQTNQQYLEAHVKRLTSYSDLIIAKAKIYNSMGRDIDQQDLTASTGINSSEAMAADNLSYALK; this is encoded by the coding sequence ATGTTGAATTTTAATCGATCAATTATTCTCCTTCTCCTCCTCACCGCCTGCGCCCCCAAATCCGGCGTAGAAATGAGGAACGAGAATCTGGCCAAGGACCTTGCTTTTACAAAGCAAGCAGAAATGACCCTATCCGGGCAGAATTCTACTTCTAATGCTACTACAGCAGAATCTTCCGGTGTCTTCAGCGGTAAAGCTATTACCCTTCGGGACGCAATAGACTTTGCCTTGAAGAATAACCTTGATGCGGCTGTATCAGAGCATCAAGTGGCAGTGCAGCGTGAAATGCTGACCGGATCATACTGGCGTATGCTACCGTCTTTGATGAGTAATGCAGAGTTTTCAACTCAGGATTGGTATACTCCCAGTTCTTCAAAAAGTTTTCAGAGCGGCCAGCAGTCTTTGGAGCCTTCCATTTCGCATGATTTGGAAACTTCCACTCAATCCGCTGAACTTTCATGGAACCTGCTAAATCTGGCTGTGGACTTTCAACGTACCTATCAGTCTGAGAACCAACTCGGCATGAGTAAGCAACAGCTTAAGCGTGTGAAACAGAATCTGATTGTCAGCGTTGCTCAGGCTTATATGCGTTGTGCTATCGCCAAGGATGCTGCCGGAAGGGCGGACAGCTTGATTGAACGGGCCTTGAATCGTCAGAAAGTAATTTTGAAGCAGATGGAAGCAGGAAACCAGAAAAAGAAGGATGCCTTGAACGGGCAGATTTCCATTATCAAGCTTCGGGATAGCATGCGCCGCTTTAAATATGACTACCGTCAGGCCAAGAAAGAGCTGGCTAAGCTTCTAGGACTTTCTCCTTCATTTGAGTTTTCTATTGACGGTATAGATCTGGCGGATGTTCCAGATGAAATGCCGATGGATCTTCCGCAATGGGAAAAAGAAGCTCTTGCAGCCAGACCTGAGATGTTTGAGATGGATCTCAAGGAAGATGAGGCTCTTCGTGAGGCTGATATCGCATTGACTCAAATGTTCCCGGCTCTGACTCCTTTCGCCCGTTACAGTAGAGATGATAACTCTTACATGTCACGCCATCAGTGGTGCAATGTGGGTATGCGTGTATCCTGGGATCTGTTTACCATTCCACGTTTGTCATCTGATCAGCAGACTGGAATGAAAAAGGCAGCGGTTGCACGCAAGCAGCGTCAGGCACAGGCTCTGGCCATTTTGGTGCAGCTGAACCTTGCTACCATCGAATACCGGGATGCTTATGAGTCACTTGCCATTTCTACCGAGCTTGAAAAAAGTCAGGATGAACTTCAAAAACTAATTGATTATGAAGTTAAGTCCGGTGCAGGGGAAAGCGAAAGTATTCTTCTGCAGACCAATCAGCAGTACCTTGAAGCTCATGTAAAACGGTTAACTTCATATTCTGATCTGATTATTGCGAAGGCCAAGATATACAATTCCATGGGACGTGATATTGATCAGCAGGATCTGACTGCCTCAACAGGTATCAATTCAAGTGAAGCTATGGCTGCGGACAATTTGTCCTATGCTCTTAAATAA